The sequence below is a genomic window from Deltaproteobacteria bacterium.
CGGCAACTCCCGGGTATCAATCGGTTTGGGAATGTAGCCATCAAACCCCGAGGCCATAACCTTCTCCTGCTCTCCTTTCATGGCAAAAGAGGTCAGGGCAACAATTTTCAGATGCCGGGTCCGGGGATCATCCTTGATTCTTCGGCAGGCCTCAAATCCATTCATCACCGGCATCTGCAAGTCCATAAAGATCAAGTCCGGGAGATGTTCCCCGGCAGCCATAATCCCTTCCTTTCCATTCTCGGCTTCGATCACCAGATAGCCCCTGAATTCGAGAATATCCTTGACCAGAAGACGGTTTGAAGGATTGTCTTCAATCACTAATATCTTGGCGCTCATTTTTTCCCTCTTTTCCCTTAGGCCGCGATGAACAGCCGCCTGTGGCATTACCTTTCGTCTCCGATTTTTCGTTCAAGGGGTATTTCAAACCAAAACCTGCACCCCTTCCCTTCTCCTTCACTTGCGACCCGGATTCTCCCCCCATGGAGTTCCACCAAACGTTTGGTCAGGGCCAGACCCAATCCTGTGCCTTCGTGATTTTTACTATAAACCGATTCCAGTTGCGTAAATTCCTTAAAGAGCCTGGAGAGATCTTCTTTTTTGATGCCGATACCGTTGTCTTCGATGCTGATTTCGATGAAATCAATATCCGGTTCGATGTTTTTAGTATGGAGTCCGTAGACTCCTTTACTCCAAACCCCGGACTCCCCACTCCGAATTCGTTTCGCCGTCAGACGAACTGAGCCTCCATCCGGCGTAAATTTCACGGCATTGCTCAGGAGATTAAAGAGAATCTGTTTGAGTCTACGTTCATCGGCCTCGATCACCTGGTCCGCATCAGGGGTTATTTCCAGATTTATTTTTATATTGTGCGTTATGGCCTTTTCCTTGAGCATGGTTAGCGAAGCTTCTAACACCTGTTTCAAAGGAAATCGGCTGGATTCAAGCTCCATCTTCCCCGCCTCTACCTTCGACAGGTCCAGGATATCGTTGATCAGTTTCAGGAGGTGCCGGCCGCTGCTATAGATATTTTTCAAGTAAGTAATTTGTTTTTCGTTTTGTTTTCCAAACAACTGGTCCAGCAGGACTTCAGTGAAACCGATAATGGAATTTAAAGGGGTCCATAGTTCATGAGACATATTGGCCAAAAAATCCGACTTGGCCCGGTTAGCCGATTTCGCTTGGACCATCGCTTCCTCGGCCTCATTTTTTTTAAATTCAAGGTCCCCTTCCCTTTGTTTTAAGCTTCTGAAAAGAAGGCTGTAAGGTTTGGTCAGGCCGGTTTCGATGATGGCCTTATATAAAAAATAAGAGGAAAGCAATTTTAACAGATGCCCCATTATATTAGAAAAGTCATAAACGCCGATGTAAAAAGTGAACATCAACTCTGCTCCGACACTCAGCAACAAAGAAGCAATTAAATAGTGTATTATCAGAAGATCGAAATCGGCCTTTTTTTGCAGTAACAAAATTATGGAAAGCAATAAGATCGTTGAGATAATATATTCGCTGATTATTTTAAAAGGGGTTAATCCAATCCCGTCAACATAACAGACCGGAAAGATACCCCAGTAAAAAATAGATATCAGGAACAATCCGGTAACGGTACCGTAACTACTCAAAACGAATAAAGGCTTGAGTTTTTTGCCCAGGAAATAAGGAGCGATCAGGAAGGAAAAACCTTGTAAATATCTGGCGGCAATCCAAAGGGCTGTCGCCAAATTTGGACCGTATCCCGTGAAAATATTCATGCCTTTATAAGCCAGGGTATGAAAAAGATCCAGTCCCCCAATAAAGAGATAGGCCAAACCTAAAAACATCAGATAATTATTGTCCAATAATCGGCGGGTATTCCAGGTGATCAGAAAAATCCCGAAACCGATTAAGATGCTGAATATTTCCACCAGGGTATGAAACAGGAGGAAGCTGTAGAGACTGGTCAGATAGGTACAAAATAAAATGACTGATCCTGTTATAATCCTCAGACCGGTATTTTTCATGGCTTCCATTCGTAATTTAAATTAGGACGCAGATTTTCGCCGATACCCGCAGATAACTATTCTTGATGGATTCGTAAAAAGCCCGTGAGATCCCAATTTCTTCAGCCCTCCCGACGCAGGGTCTAAGAAGTTGCTGGCCGGCGCGGCGGTTGCAGGATTTGGGAGTCGGCATTAAAATCACCATCCTCCGGATTGGCCTTGTCTGCAACGGCTGATTTGAGAATGGCCAGGTTCTGAGGTTCTGAGACAATCAGATCAAATTCAAAGGTCTTTAAAAGCTGCATAGCCTGGGGAATGGTAATCTGAGAGATAATCTTGCCTGGATCCCGGAGAATCCAATAAAAGGCCTGGTAGTCTTTATCTATATGCAGAATCATGATCGGATGATCCATGGTTATCTATCCATGGCTCCTTTTAACAGGCATCCCATTATTAATAATCGGACATTGTTGGCAGCGCAATAACCCTTGATAAACGAAATAATTAAAAAGGTCTTCGGGTCTGGGGTTTTCAAATCTTTTCTTTTGGGCTGATTTTATCCGTTTAAGGCAGGCCCTTTTCGTTATTTTTAAATTCCCGGGTTGTAAAGGACAATCGATCAGTTTATCCCTGTTTGTCGAGTAATACTCCTTAATCAATTTTTCCAGACTGGCCATAGAATTTCCCTCTTCTTAATTATTAAATGCGCCCTTCTCCATCCCAGGTGAAAAAGGGGAATTTGTAAATCTTTAAATAGATTTAATTTAGCAAATCTTATGCCAGGGACCCTCAAATATAAATATTCAATTATTTAAGCAAGATACATTGAACAGGCGTTAAAATCAAACCTTCAGAATGCACAAAAAGCAAGTCATGTTGCACAATTTTTATTTTCGGGAATGTTTTTAATGGGGGTATTAAACTCATGCCCCTTGTGGGATGGCATGGAACATGGAAATTTAAATGTAGGAGGCGACAGGCAATAGGCTATAGGCAATGGGCCAGGAGGTATGAGGGGGGTGCCACGAATCATGTAAATGTTTTAAGGCGATGGGCTATGGGCAATAGGCGAAAGGCAAGGTACAAGGTTTTCCCCTTGCAACTTGAAACTTGCATCTTGCAACTCTATTCTTTAACTGACCCCCGACCCCTGAATACTATTTTCGAACTAAGCACTCATGCAGGCCTCAAGCCAGCACCACAAAAGATGAAAATAGGTTTTTCCGAACCTTGAACCTTGAACCCTGAACCGTATTTTCCTATTAAGCGCTCATGCCCGGGTCGGGCACTACGAAGAATGAAAATGTCTTTCGCCGACCCCCGATCCCTGACCCCCGATCCCTGAACGTTATTTTCGTACTAAAGACTTCCGGTGGTTTGGGAAATAAAAGAACCGTCCCAGACGCTCTGTCCATAGGATTCCTCAATGGTCTTAATCAAACAGGTCAGTACCCGGTTAATCGGAACCGGGATATGGTAAATCGCCCCCTCCTTCATAATCACACCGTTAATAAAATCGATTTCGGTCCTCTTTTGCTTTAAGACATCCTGGAGCATGGAGGAAACATTGGAACCGGTCAACCGGCAAACCTTTTTAACTTGTTCCAGGGGATCGGCATAGATGAATTCTATTCCCTTCTGCTTTCCGACCAAGAGTCCCTCCTGAACGGCCTCTTCCAGGATTATCCGGGTCCCAGGGAAATCAAGAAGTTTTCCATTCGGCAACCGGGTCAGGGCGGTCAGGGCGTTGATACCGACATTGATCAACAGTTTGCTCCAGATAAGGTTTTGAACCTTGGGCACCGACTTGGTCTTAAATCCGGCCTGGGTAAGCATCTCCTGGATCATTTTTAATAGAGAGTCGGAATCCGGTCCTCTATCCATTTCCGGGAAACCATAACCGATAAAGGTATCTCCCTGCCCGGCATGACGCACCTGACCCGGTCCTAGATCAGTGGCCCCGTGAGAAGTAATGCCGGCCAGAATTTTTTCTTTTGGGAGATATTCTCCAAGGTGTTCTACGTTGCCCACACCATTCTGGAGAGTTAAGAAATAAGGCCCTGGATCGATGTCCTTTAGGGTCCGGGCCACGGTTCGCGTATCATAAGCCTTGACGCAGTTAATGATCAATTCCACCTGCGATAGTTCCAAAGGATTCAAAGTAACCGGAACCTTGACTTGAAAGGCTCCCCGGATACCTTCTACGCTTAGACCTTGCAGATTAATGACTTCGGCCCGTTCTTTTTCATGATCCAGAAGCAAAACCTCATTTCCGGCCCGGACCATATTCCCGGCCAGGAGGCAACCCATGGCCCCAGGGCCGACGATCCCGATTTTCATTGGCTTTCTCCTTATTTTTTTTGACCTTTCTTCTTATCCTTTAGCCCCCTTAATTCCTGGCCATCCATGACAAAGGAATGCTCCGGGCCGGGAAATGTACCGGTTTCCACCTCCTGTTTATAGGTTGCCAGTGCTTCTTTAATCATCGGGAAAAACTGAACATATTGTTTGACAAATTTAGGCAGGAACTTCTCAAATAATCCCAACAGGTCATTGGTAACCAGGACCTGCCCGTCGCATTCCGGACCTGCACCGATGCCGATAGTGGGTATTCTTAAAGACTGTGAAATCAAACCGGCCAACTTGTCCGGGATGCATTCCATAACCACTGAAAAAGCCCCGGCTTCTTCGATGGCCAGGGCCGAATCCAACAGTTTACGAGCCGAAGCCAGGTCTTTTCCCTGGACCCGGAAGCCCCCTAATTTACCGGCGGTTTGCGGAGTCAACCCGATGTGGGCCACTACCGGGATCCCGGCCTCTACAATAGCCTTGATTGTTTCCGCTACCTCCCCCCCCCCTTCCAATTTAACCGCATCGCAACCGGACTCTTTCATAAACCGGCCGGCGTTCCGGATGGCTTCTTCCCGGGAGATATTATAAGACATAAAGGGCATATCCCCCACCAGAAAGGCAAAGCGCATTCCTCTACGCACCGCCTTGCAGTGATGGATCATCTCCTCCATGGTCACCGGAACCGTGGAATCATAGCCTAAAACCACCATGCCTACCGAATCGCCGACTAAGATCATATCTATCCCGGCCTGATCAATAAAAGAGGCCATAGCGCAATCGTAGGCGGTCAACATGGTTATTTTTTTGCCTTCCTTTTTCTTGGCCTGTAAATCTTGAATCGTAACCTTTTTTCGTTCCATGCCCCCTCCTTGATTCGGTAAAAATGTTCAATGTTCGGAAAATTGGGTTTTTATATTGAAAAATGACTGAAGGCTAAGCCCATACTACGCTCCCCCCAAAAAAAAGACCCCTGGACAGTGTTCAGGGGTCTTTTTTCTTTATCTCCCCGTCCCAGTCCATCTTATGGATCCAAGCGGTTTAAGAACCTTAATACTTACGTTCGGGAAAAGCGAACGTTCTTTAAATCGTTATTTTCCTGCCGCCAGTTTGGCGGCTTTAACCGTATTCTTCATCAGCATGGTAATGGTCATAGGCCCTACCCCACCCGGTACGGGAGTAATCAATCCGGCCTTTTCCTTGACCGTTTCAAAATCCACATCTCCAGCCAGGATGGCCTTGCCCGATTCGCTCATACCGATCCGGTTAACGCCTACGTCAATCACCGCGGCTCCTTCTTTGACCCAGTCGGCTTTAACATATTTGGCTACCCCGGCTGCTACGACCAGGATATCGGCCCGGCGGCAGTGTTCGATCACCTTTTCCGGAGGCGTACCGGTATGGACGATAGTCACCGTGGAATTGGCCCCCTCTTTCTTTTGAAGCATGATGTTGGCAATGGGTTTTCCAACGATATTGGAACGACCGACTACTACCAGTTCGGCCCCTTTGGTCTTGACGCCGGCGCGAACCAGGAGTTCCTGGATACCGGCAGGGGTACAGGGGAGGTAATCGGCTTCGCCGATCATCAATTTGCCGACATTGACCGGATGAAACCCGTCCACGTCTTTTTTAGGATCAATGGCATAGAGTACATTCGTTTCATTAACATGTTTTGGGAGGGGTAATTGGACCAGGATTCCATGAATTTTTGGGTCTTTATTATATTGGTCGATCAAGGCCAAAAGGGCTTCTTCGCTGATATCGGCAGGTTGATTGTCCTGAATGGAAAAAAAACCTAATTCTTTTGAGGTCTTTTGTTTGGCCGTTACATAGCTGACCGAGGCCGGGTTTTCCCCTACCAGGATGGTCACTAAACCGGGAACAACCCCTTTCTGTGCCTTAAGTTGTTCCACCTCCTGTTTCAATTCTTCTCGAATTTGTTTGGCTACTTCTGCACCGCTGATTATTTTCGCCGCCATGAATTTCTCCTTTCCAACAGATAAACTGATTTTATTATAAACAAAGGATACAATTTCCTTCAATTTATTATCAAATTTCAAGGGCCCGAGTCAATAAAAATAAAATTTACTCCCCTGAGCAAATATGCTAATTAATAAAGTATGAAAACCATCTTAATAAAATGGCTGATCAACGCCCTGGCCCTTTATATCACCACCTATCTGGTCAGGGGAATAGCGGTTTCCGGTTCCTGGTCTTTGCTGGTGGCGGCGGCCTTGTTGGGGATCCTGAATGCCGTTATCCGCCCCATCCTGATTATATTGACTCTCCCGATTAATATCCTGACCCTGGGATTGTTCACTTTGATCATTAACGGAATGATGCTTTATACGGTATCCCTTCTGATTAAAGGCTTTATTATTGAAGGCTTTTGGCCGGCGGTCATCGGTGCTTTGATAATCAGTCTGGTCAGTTGGATTATTAACTGGTTGATTCATTAATGCCATCCATGAATCCGGATGTCTGAAAGATAAGGGATAAGAAACGATGCGGATCGAAGGCGCTCATGACCCTTCGGAGCCAGTGCAAAAAACTTGTAAATCCTGTTTAATCCTGTCATGGAACGAGACGACCAATGGCCCAGATAGACGCCTTTTTTAAATTAATGCATGAGCAAGGGGCTTCTGACCTTCATCTGTCTTCAGGCTCCCAGCCCATCCTCCGGATACGAGGAGAGCTGGAACGGGTAAAATATAAAATCCTGGAGAATGACGAACTGAAGGCCCTGCTTTATGAAATAACCCCGGAAGAAAAAATAAAACTGTTTGAAGAAACCGGAGATCTGGATTTCGCCTATGAAATCCCCGGACTGGCCCGCTATCGGGGCAACTTTTTCCGTCAACTTTACGGGGTGGGCGCGGTCTTCCGGGAGATCCCCAGTCAAATATTGACCGTGGAGGACCTCGGGCTCCCGATGGTCATTAAACGACTGGCTTCTTTGCCCAAAGGATTGGTTTTGGTGACCGGTCCAACCGGGAGCGGCAAATCGACCACCTTGGCAGCCATTATCGACCAGGCCAACCGTTCCCGGAAAGATCATATTTTGACCATAGAAGATCCGATCGAATTCGTGCATCAAAATATCAATTGCACGGTAAATCACCGGGAAATCGGGAGACATACCCGCTCTTTTGCCACGGCCTTGAGGGGGGCCTTGCGGGAAGACCCGGACATCATCCTGGTGGGGGAAATGAGAGACCTCGAAACGGTTTCCCTGGCCATAGAAGCCGCCGAAACAGGCCATCTGGTTTTTGCGACCTTGCATACGATCAGTGCCTCCAAGACAGTGGATCGCATCATAGAGGTTTTTCCAGCCGATCAACAGGCCCAGATTCGGGCTACTCTGGCTGATGCCCTGCGTGCCGTTATCTCCCAAACCCTCTTTAGGCGCATTGACCGGAAAGGCCGGGTAGCCGCCATGGAAATCCTGATCGCCACCCATGCCGTACGCAATTTGGTCCGGGAGGGAAAAACCTATCAAATTCCTTCGGTCATCCAGACCGGCAAAAAATTCGGCATGCAATCGCTGGATGATGCCATAATGGAGTACTTAAAAAAAAGATGGATTTCCGGGGAAGAAGCCTATAATAAGTGTGTCGATAAAGAAAAATTTAAACCCTATTTGGGAGAAATGGTAACAGACTTTACGGAAATATAGCCAGGAGATGAAAGATCAAAGGAACGACAACTACTTCGTTACAATTAGAGAAGAATTAAAAATATGCGACAGGCAGAACTGGACAGCCTCATAGCAAAAATAGTCGATACCTACCCACAAATTTCGGACATCAATATGACCGTTGGTTGTCCGTTACAGGTGGAAATCTATGGCAACCTGGTACCGGTTCAATTAAATTTATCGACCAAAGTATTGACCCCCTTTCAAACCGAGGTCATTGCCCTGAATCTGTTACAGTCGGACCGCCGGAAAATAGATACCCTGGTCCGAGAAGGTTCTTGTGACTTTTCCTATACCATCCAGGAAAAGGCCCGCTTTCGGGTAAACATCTTTTCCCAAAGAAACAGTTACAGTATCGTTATGCGCAAACTTCCGGTCGACGTGCCGACCATCAGCCAACTGGGTCTGCCCTTGGTTTTTAAAAAATTGGCCCAGGAAAAAAACGGGATTATTTTTTTTACCGGGGCCACCGGAACAGGCAAAACCACCTCCCTGGCCTCTATTATCGATGAAATCAATGAAAATTTCCCGGTTCATGTAATCACCCTGGAAGACCCTGTGGAACTGGTCCATACCCACAAAAAGGCCACTGTTAACCAGCGGGAATTAGGCACCGATTTCGATTCTTTTGCCCATGGGCTCAGGGCTGCCTTGCGGCAGGCACCGAAAGTCATCCTGGTGGGGGAAATCCGCGACCGGGAGACCATGGAAATCGCCTTGACAGCCGCTGAAACCGGCCACCTGGTCTTCAGCACCCTCCATACGGTTGATGCCACCCAAACCCTAAACCGGATTCTGGGCTTTTTTAATCAGGAAGAAGAAAGGCAGATCCGGGCCCGCACGGCCGGGGCCCTGCGTTGGATTGTCAGTCAAAGACTCTTGCCCCGGAGCGATCAGGGCCGGGTAGCTGTTTTTGAAATTATGACCAACAACCTTCGGATTCAAGATCTTATCGTTCATGGAGAAACCGAGGACAAGACCTTCTATGAGGTCATTGAGACCAGTCGGCCCTTCGGATGTCAGACCTTCGATCAGGATATTATTTCAAAATTTCATCAAGAGCTTATTGCCGAAGAAACGGCCATGCTCTTTGCCTCCAAACGGGCGGTCGTTCAGCGGGGTCTGGATCAGATAAAGAGCCGTCGGGGAGAAAAAACCACCGACATCGAAGGTCTTGGGTTGGATCAGGAATATCGGAAATGAAGACCGGCATAAACCAACTGTGGACCAATAGCGACGAGTTTCCTTTGGCGGAGTTGACGGTTGAGGTTGCCGTTCAAACCCTCTGGGTTGAACCGGTGGTCAAAGCCCTTCAGGCCGCCGGGGGATCCCCTTTAATTGCAGGCCAAATAGATGAGGTCCTTTCTATCCTCCGGTTTGGTCAACCGACCCTTTTAATCCTTTCCGAAGGTTTTATGGACAACGACAGCGGACAAAATCAATTATTGGAATATATCCAAAGAATGCCCGCCGTCCCGAGAAGAGAACTGTTTGTGGTTTGGATCGGCAAAAATATCAAATCCGGAGACAGGCTTTCCGCCTTTTCCCATAGCGTGAATTTAGTGCTCGAACCGGAAAAACTGACCGATATTATCGACCGTATAAAAAAATCCTGGATCCTGTGGAAGGAGATGTATCAGGTGTTTGTACAAACCCGGCTCCAAATCAACGGGTTTTAGAATAACACCCCCTGATATTGACATCATGAGAGCAATTCAACCCGTTAAAACCCAAACGCACCAGAGGCAAGTCCGTTTGCAAAATTGTCTCCAAACTATTTTAGAAGTCCATGAATTTATGGGAGGACAGGCTATCCAGTTGGATATCATTCATCAATTGGAAAACTTGAGAGACTTGATAACCCATTTTCAACCTGAGCTTTTAAGTGAACGGGACCTTGAAAAAATCGAAGAATCTACCAATCATCTCCTTCAGGAACTGGGCAAAATTTTCCAGATAAAAAAATTAGGCATGATCCATTCCGGGTATTACCACTAAACGATTGCGGATTTCAGATTGCGGATTGTTATCGGGTAGTGCATAAACACCCACACCGTAACATTTTAGATTTTTGAAAAATTATTAGACAGGATTAACGGGATTTACATGTTTTGCTCAGGTTCCATAGGATACTGAGCAACTTCCATCCTCCGTCGGAGGAAGAAAGATTTCTGTCCGCAGGATGATTTAGTTAAACTGATACCCCACTTCACTTGGTCCGGTATCATGCAGCGCCGAAGGTCTCTAATGGTCCGCCTTGGGCACAGGGATTTTATAAAATTCAACTCCTTCCTCTGTTAAGGTTTTTTCTTCTTCGGCTGTCGAGGTCCCCCGGATATTTCGATTTTCAGCCACCCCATAATGTATTTTTAAGGCCTCTTTGGTAAATTCAGTCCCTACCTCTTCAAAATTTTCTTCAATATATTTATAAAATTGTTGTAATTTCTTAAAAGGATCAGGCGTTTCTTCCACCTCCTGGGGAAATCGGGGATGGCGTTTTATGGCCACAGGTGAAAGGGCTTGGCTGATTTGATTATCCTCACAAACCGGGCAATGGATTTCCCCCGCAGACTTTTGCCTTAAAAAATTCTCGGTACTGGCAAACCAGCCTTCAAAATGATGCGCATTGGCGCATTTTAACTCTAAAACCATCATATTAAATTTTTCCTTGTATCATTAAGTCCCTCAGCACCTGACGGATATTCAACCCTTTTTCTTTCAAGGCCTGATGGCCGTAGTTCATATTAGCCTCCAGAACCATCCATCCCTTCTCGGGAGTATGGCATAAATCCAATCCTACGTCATCAAAATTGCACCTTTGTGTAACCTGCAGGGCAAACTCCAGAGCCTCGTCGGGTATATCACTAAACCCGAGTAAGGCCCCTTGGGCCAAATTATTCCGGAATTCCCCTTCGCGGGCAATTTTCCAATAGGACAGGACCATCTGGTGACCAATGAGTATCACTCGGAGATCCCGGTCCAGAGGGAGATATTCTTGGATATAGGCCACCGGGGAGCGGCGAAGATAACGGTTCAACCCTTCCTCATCACGAATCAAGAATACCCCCCGACCCATAGAAGAGCCCCTGGGAATTTTTGCAATGAATGGAAAGGGGAATTCTTTTTTGATCCTGCTCTTCTGTTGACCGAAATATATTCGGGTTCGGGGATGGGGAATCCTTAAAAATTGAAATAGGGCTGTTTGTTTGATCTTATCTCCTGAGTAAACGTACGTTTCCCGGCTGGGGAATATTTTTTTCCCCAGGGTAATAAAAAGATCGATATAGAGTGGCGTGGGGTAGTAGATCTTTTCAGCCGTCCTTATCCGCTGTTTCTCTTCCTCACTGTAATCGGAGAAATTCGGCCAGGCCTTAATGATCGTTACATCCGGACATTCTTTAAAACGATGACTGAAAGTAATGGAAGGACCGTTAGTCATAACAAATTTAAACTCCTATACCAGTAACCGGAAATCCGGGATCGCCTTAACGAATTATCGATTTGGGGGGATAATAACCGGCCTTAACGGTGGCATTTGGCCCGACGATGCATTTCGGTCCCAACAGGGTCCCGGGATTGGTAACGGAATTGCATCCGGTTTCCGTTCCGTCCCCCATAATGACCCCGAATTTTCTGAGTCCGGTATCGACCATTTTGTCAGCGCCTTTTACCTTGATGGTATTTTTGACCATTTTAAGATTGGCCAGCTTGGTTCCCGCTCCCAGATTGCAATGGTTGCCTAAAATACTGTCGCCGATATAGGCGAAATGACCGGCCTTGGCATCGTTCAGCATAACCGAATTTTTCATTTCGGTCACATGGCCCACGACACAGCGATCCCCCACCAGACACCCCCCACGCATATAAGCCCCTTGGCGCACCTCGGTTTGCCGTCCGATAAAGGCCGGACCTTGAATATAGGCCCCGGTTTCCACCACCGACCCCGGACCGATATGAATATCTCTTCCTACCAGGGTGACTCCTCCGAAAAGGATGATAGCGCCCTCCAGCTCCTGATTATCACAAATCACTTTACATTCCCCTTTGGTGGCATCGCCGGGAATCAGCGAGAACCCCTTTTCAAAAACCTGACCCTGCCATAAAACAACCATCCTGGTCAAAAACGGCCCATCGGAAAGTATCCCACCCAGATTGGATTCTATCTTGGACCGCAAATAGGGTTTTATCTTTGGTAAGACGTTCCAGACCTGTTCGACACCATCGAAAAGTTCCTGGTGTTCCCAATCTGTTAAATCAAAAAATTTTTGAGGACTGAACATCCCGAATATCTCCTCACCCACAGGCTTCTTAAATTGGGACGCGGATTTTCGCCGATACCCGCAGATAACTATTCTTTATATTCAAAATCTTGGCAATCTGCGTCGACCTGCGTCTAAAAAGGAATTTCCTATACTATCAATCTACCACAGATACCGGACCGGAATTCCCCGTTCTTGCAAATAATCCTTAATTTGCCGGATGGTAAATGTCCCATAATGGGTCATGGAAGCAATCAGCGCGGCATCCGCTTTCCCTTGGCTAAGGACCTGAAAAAGATGATCCGGAAGACCGGCCCCACCGGAGGCAATGACCGGTATGGAAACGGCCTCGGAAATCATTGGCGTCAGCCCCATTTCGTATCCTGTCTGAGTTCCATCGGCATCAATGGAATTCAAACAAATTTCACCGGCCCCCAGACGCTCGGCTTCTCTGGCCCACCACAGGGCATCAATCCCGGTAAAGGTCCGGCCTCCATGGATAACCATTTCATATCCGGATGGAATAGCCTGGGAAAGAGGAACTTTCTTTACATCCATGCCCAAAACGATGCATTGCCCACCGAAGGATAAAGCCCCTTCTTGAATCAACGAAGGGTTTTTTATGGCCGCGGAATTGATGCTGACCTTTTCCGCCCCGGCCAACAAAACCTGCCGCATATCTTCCAGACTGGCAATTCCTCCTCCAACCGAAAAGGGGATAAAGATTTCTTCAGCCACTTTTTGAACCACCTCAATCATGATGGCCCTTTTCTCCGCCGAGGCGGTTATATCGTAAAAAACCAGTTCATCCGCCCCTTCTTCATAATAAAAACGGGCCATATCGACAGGGTCCCCGATATCGATATTATTTTTGAAACGAATACCTTTGGTGGTTTTCCCGTCCCGTACATCCAGACAGGGAATAATTCTTTTAGTCAGCATCACGCCCCTCCCATTCTGAAAAGGCCTTTAACAGGGCCAGCCCCGGAGGCCCGCTCTTTTCAGGGTGGAATTGGAGGGCTACCAGATTCCTGTAGGCCAGGGCCGAAGGGAAAAGAAAACCATAATCGGTCCGGCCCAGAATATGGCTTTCTTCCCGGGGAACCGGATAATAGGAATGGACAAAATAAAAGTTACTCTGGGGTGGGATGGTTCGAATAAGAGGGTGTTGACGAACCCATTCCACCCGATTCCAGCCCATGTGGGGAATTTTTAAAATCCTTCCCTTCTCATCCCGGTGCGGATTGGGAAACCGAACCACTTCTCCGGGAAGGATACCGAGACAGGAGGTTTGATTTTCCTGACTGAAATCCAGGATGACCTGGGTACCCAGACAAATTCCCAGGATAGGGCGTCCGGATTTAAAATAGGCCCTGACGGCTTCATCCAGGCCATCCCCCCGCAGGGCTTTCATGGCCTCGCCGGCGGCACCGACCCCGGGGAAGATAACCCGATCCGCTTCCAGAATTAATTCCGGATC
It includes:
- a CDS encoding response regulator, with protein sequence MSAKILVIEDNPSNRLLVKDILEFRGYLVIEAENGKEGIMAAGEHLPDLIFMDLQMPVMNGFEACRRIKDDPRTRHLKIVALTSFAMKGEQEKVMASGFDGYIPKPIDTRELPLKVEKFLEKGV
- a CDS encoding bifunctional 5,10-methylene-tetrahydrofolate dehydrogenase/5,10-methylene-tetrahydrofolate cyclohydrolase yields the protein MAAKIISGAEVAKQIREELKQEVEQLKAQKGVVPGLVTILVGENPASVSYVTAKQKTSKELGFFSIQDNQPADISEEALLALIDQYNKDPKIHGILVQLPLPKHVNETNVLYAIDPKKDVDGFHPVNVGKLMIGEADYLPCTPAGIQELLVRAGVKTKGAELVVVGRSNIVGKPIANIMLQKKEGANSTVTIVHTGTPPEKVIEHCRRADILVVAAGVAKYVKADWVKEGAAVIDVGVNRIGMSESGKAILAGDVDFETVKEKAGLITPVPGGVGPMTITMLMKNTVKAAKLAAGK
- a CDS encoding hybrid sensor histidine kinase/response regulator, producing the protein MKNTGLRIITGSVILFCTYLTSLYSFLLFHTLVEIFSILIGFGIFLITWNTRRLLDNNYLMFLGLAYLFIGGLDLFHTLAYKGMNIFTGYGPNLATALWIAARYLQGFSFLIAPYFLGKKLKPLFVLSSYGTVTGLFLISIFYWGIFPVCYVDGIGLTPFKIISEYIISTILLLSIILLLQKKADFDLLIIHYLIASLLLSVGAELMFTFYIGVYDFSNIMGHLLKLLSSYFLYKAIIETGLTKPYSLLFRSLKQREGDLEFKKNEAEEAMVQAKSANRAKSDFLANMSHELWTPLNSIIGFTEVLLDQLFGKQNEKQITYLKNIYSSGRHLLKLINDILDLSKVEAGKMELESSRFPLKQVLEASLTMLKEKAITHNIKINLEITPDADQVIEADERRLKQILFNLLSNAVKFTPDGGSVRLTAKRIRSGESGVWSKGVYGLHTKNIEPDIDFIEISIEDNGIGIKKEDLSRLFKEFTQLESVYSKNHEGTGLGLALTKRLVELHGGRIRVASEGEGKGCRFWFEIPLERKIGDER
- a CDS encoding phage holin family protein, with translation MKTILIKWLINALALYITTYLVRGIAVSGSWSLLVAAALLGILNAVIRPILIILTLPINILTLGLFTLIINGMMLYTVSLLIKGFIIEGFWPAVIGALIISLVSWIINWLIH
- a CDS encoding 2-dehydropantoate 2-reductase codes for the protein MKIGIVGPGAMGCLLAGNMVRAGNEVLLLDHEKERAEVINLQGLSVEGIRGAFQVKVPVTLNPLELSQVELIINCVKAYDTRTVARTLKDIDPGPYFLTLQNGVGNVEHLGEYLPKEKILAGITSHGATDLGPGQVRHAGQGDTFIGYGFPEMDRGPDSDSLLKMIQEMLTQAGFKTKSVPKVQNLIWSKLLINVGINALTALTRLPNGKLLDFPGTRIILEEAVQEGLLVGKQKGIEFIYADPLEQVKKVCRLTGSNVSSMLQDVLKQKRTEIDFINGVIMKEGAIYHIPVPINRVLTCLIKTIEESYGQSVWDGSFISQTTGSL
- the panB gene encoding 3-methyl-2-oxobutanoate hydroxymethyltransferase, which encodes MERKKVTIQDLQAKKKEGKKITMLTAYDCAMASFIDQAGIDMILVGDSVGMVVLGYDSTVPVTMEEMIHHCKAVRRGMRFAFLVGDMPFMSYNISREEAIRNAGRFMKESGCDAVKLEGGGEVAETIKAIVEAGIPVVAHIGLTPQTAGKLGGFRVQGKDLASARKLLDSALAIEEAGAFSVVMECIPDKLAGLISQSLRIPTIGIGAGPECDGQVLVTNDLLGLFEKFLPKFVKQYVQFFPMIKEALATYKQEVETGTFPGPEHSFVMDGQELRGLKDKKKGQKK